From a region of the Buteo buteo chromosome 7, bButBut1.hap1.1, whole genome shotgun sequence genome:
- the PEX5L gene encoding PEX5-related protein isoform X1: MVMKEIPREESAEEKPLLTMTSQLVNEQQESRPLLSPSIDDFLCETKPEAVARPVTSNTAVLSTGLDLLDLSEPVLQTQNKAKKSENPSRSEGLKASTHRKKTDNSDLISVDTEQKVQTVRVSDKSSLDLVDIQTQLEKWDDVNFHGDRSSKVHPSAERSSSSSRAPSKELLWSTENRSQSELTNVKSALDSDSTSELELAPATQARSTKEQRWGGPLLSRNHSLEEEFERAKAAVESDTEFWDKMQAEWEEMARRNWISENQEAPGQVTISTIEKGYYFHTENPFKDWPGAFEEGLKKMKEGDLPVTILYLEAAILQEPNDAEAWQFLGITQAENENEQAAIVALQRCLELQPNNLKALMALAVSYTNTGHQQEAYQALRNWIKQNPKYKYIVKSKKGSPALTRRLSKTSDESSLLEEVKDLYLEAAHQNGDMIDPDLQTGLGVLFHLNGEFNRAIDAFSAALTVRPEDYTLWNRLGATLANGDRSEEAVEAYTRALEIQPGFIRSRYNLGISCINLGAYREAVSNFLTALSLQRKSRNQQQVPHPALSGNIWAALRIALSMMDQPELFQAANVGDLDILLRAFNLEQ, translated from the exons CTGGTGAACGAGCAACAAGAAAGCAGACCCCTTCTGAGCCCCTCCATTGATGACTTTCTCTGTGAAACTAAACCAGAAGCTGTTGCAAGGCCTGTAACATCAAACACTGCAG TATTATCAACAGGTCTGGATCTCTTGGATCTTAGTGAACCTGTCttacaaacccaaaacaaagcaaagaaatcagAGAATCCATCAAGAAGTGAAGGCTTAAAAGCTTCAACCCacagaaagaagacagacaaTTCTGACCTTATCAGTGTGGATACTGAGCAGAAAGTCCAGACTGTCAGAGTTTCAGACAAGTCTTCACTAGATTTAG ttgatATTCAGACACAGCTAGAGAAATGGGATGATGTCAATTTTCATGGAGACAGGAGTAGCAAGGTCCACCCTTCTGCAGAGcgatcatcatcatcatccagAGCTCCTTCAAAAGAGCTTTTATG GTCTACAGAAAACAGATCACAGTCTGAGCTGACTAACGTCAAGAGTGCCTTGGACTCTGATTCAACGTCAGAATTAGAACTTGCACCTGCAACACAG gcacgATCAACTAAGGAGCAGCGTTGGGGAGGGCCTCTTCTCTCCAGAAATCACTCCTTGGAGGAGGAATTTGAAAGAGCAAAGGCAGCTGTCGAG TCAGACACAGAGTTTTGGGATAAAATGCAAGCAGAATGGGAAGAAATGGCTCGCAGAAACTGGATTTCAGAGAACCAGGAAGCACCAGGGCAAGTCACCATCTCAACCATTGAGAAG GGTTATTATTTCCATACTGAGAATCCCTTCAAAGACTGGCCTGGTGCTTTTGaggaaggactgaaaaaaatgaaagaaggtgACCTGCCAGTTACAATCTTATACCTGGAGGCTGCTATTCTACAAGAACCCAATGATGCAGAG GCCTGGCAGTTCCTGGGTATAACACAGgcagagaatgaaaatgagCAAGCAGCCATTGTCGCCCTCCAAAG GTGCTTGGAACTACAGCCAAACAACCTAAAAGCACTGATGGCCCTGGCTGTAAGTTATACTAACACTGGCCATCAACAAGAAGCCTACCAAGCTCTAAGAAACTGGATAAAGCAAAATCCAAAATACAAGTATAtagtaaaaagcaaaaaagggtCCCCGGCACTTACCAGAAGATTGTCCAAGACATCAGATGAAAG CTCATTACTTGAAGAAGTAAAGGATTTGTACCTGGAGGCTGCTCACCAGAATGGTGATATGATAGACCCTGACTTGCAGACGGGACTTGGAGTTCTTTTCCACCTGAATGGAGAATTTAACAGAGCAATAGATGCATTTAGTGCTGCTTTAACTGTTCGGCCAGAG GACTATACATTATGGAACCGTCTTGGAGCAACCTTAGCAAATGGGGATCGAAGCGAGGAAGCTGTTGAGGCCTACACACGTGCTTTAGAAATACAACCTGGCTTCATTAGGTCCAGATACAATTTAGGGATAAGCTGCATAAACCTAGGGGCATACAG AGAGGCTGTCAGCAATTTTCTCACTGCTCTCAGTTTGCAAAGAAAGAGCAGGAATCAACAACAGGTTCCCCATCCTGCTCTATCAGGCAATATCTGGGCAGCACTTCGAATTGCTCTGTCTATGATGGACCAGCCAGAACTATTTCAAGCTGCCAATGTGGGTGATCTAGACATTCTGTTAAGAGCTTTTAATCTAGAGCAGTAA
- the PEX5L gene encoding PEX5-related protein isoform X2 gives MVMKEIPREESAEEKPLLTMTSQLVNEQQESRPLLSPSIDDFLCETKPEAVARPVTSNTAVDIQTQLEKWDDVNFHGDRSSKVHPSAERSSSSSRAPSKELLWSTENRSQSELTNVKSALDSDSTSELELAPATQARSTKEQRWGGPLLSRNHSLEEEFERAKAAVESDTEFWDKMQAEWEEMARRNWISENQEAPGQVTISTIEKGYYFHTENPFKDWPGAFEEGLKKMKEGDLPVTILYLEAAILQEPNDAEAWQFLGITQAENENEQAAIVALQRCLELQPNNLKALMALAVSYTNTGHQQEAYQALRNWIKQNPKYKYIVKSKKGSPALTRRLSKTSDESSLLEEVKDLYLEAAHQNGDMIDPDLQTGLGVLFHLNGEFNRAIDAFSAALTVRPEDYTLWNRLGATLANGDRSEEAVEAYTRALEIQPGFIRSRYNLGISCINLGAYREAVSNFLTALSLQRKSRNQQQVPHPALSGNIWAALRIALSMMDQPELFQAANVGDLDILLRAFNLEQ, from the exons CTGGTGAACGAGCAACAAGAAAGCAGACCCCTTCTGAGCCCCTCCATTGATGACTTTCTCTGTGAAACTAAACCAGAAGCTGTTGCAAGGCCTGTAACATCAAACACTGCAG ttgatATTCAGACACAGCTAGAGAAATGGGATGATGTCAATTTTCATGGAGACAGGAGTAGCAAGGTCCACCCTTCTGCAGAGcgatcatcatcatcatccagAGCTCCTTCAAAAGAGCTTTTATG GTCTACAGAAAACAGATCACAGTCTGAGCTGACTAACGTCAAGAGTGCCTTGGACTCTGATTCAACGTCAGAATTAGAACTTGCACCTGCAACACAG gcacgATCAACTAAGGAGCAGCGTTGGGGAGGGCCTCTTCTCTCCAGAAATCACTCCTTGGAGGAGGAATTTGAAAGAGCAAAGGCAGCTGTCGAG TCAGACACAGAGTTTTGGGATAAAATGCAAGCAGAATGGGAAGAAATGGCTCGCAGAAACTGGATTTCAGAGAACCAGGAAGCACCAGGGCAAGTCACCATCTCAACCATTGAGAAG GGTTATTATTTCCATACTGAGAATCCCTTCAAAGACTGGCCTGGTGCTTTTGaggaaggactgaaaaaaatgaaagaaggtgACCTGCCAGTTACAATCTTATACCTGGAGGCTGCTATTCTACAAGAACCCAATGATGCAGAG GCCTGGCAGTTCCTGGGTATAACACAGgcagagaatgaaaatgagCAAGCAGCCATTGTCGCCCTCCAAAG GTGCTTGGAACTACAGCCAAACAACCTAAAAGCACTGATGGCCCTGGCTGTAAGTTATACTAACACTGGCCATCAACAAGAAGCCTACCAAGCTCTAAGAAACTGGATAAAGCAAAATCCAAAATACAAGTATAtagtaaaaagcaaaaaagggtCCCCGGCACTTACCAGAAGATTGTCCAAGACATCAGATGAAAG CTCATTACTTGAAGAAGTAAAGGATTTGTACCTGGAGGCTGCTCACCAGAATGGTGATATGATAGACCCTGACTTGCAGACGGGACTTGGAGTTCTTTTCCACCTGAATGGAGAATTTAACAGAGCAATAGATGCATTTAGTGCTGCTTTAACTGTTCGGCCAGAG GACTATACATTATGGAACCGTCTTGGAGCAACCTTAGCAAATGGGGATCGAAGCGAGGAAGCTGTTGAGGCCTACACACGTGCTTTAGAAATACAACCTGGCTTCATTAGGTCCAGATACAATTTAGGGATAAGCTGCATAAACCTAGGGGCATACAG AGAGGCTGTCAGCAATTTTCTCACTGCTCTCAGTTTGCAAAGAAAGAGCAGGAATCAACAACAGGTTCCCCATCCTGCTCTATCAGGCAATATCTGGGCAGCACTTCGAATTGCTCTGTCTATGATGGACCAGCCAGAACTATTTCAAGCTGCCAATGTGGGTGATCTAGACATTCTGTTAAGAGCTTTTAATCTAGAGCAGTAA